A region from the uncultured Ilyobacter sp. genome encodes:
- a CDS encoding SpoIID/LytB domain-containing protein: protein MRTIIMLFTILFLKTISFSFGNFIQEDLRVALNKFSGEKVFFKAQKGSLFVEIGDGLEKVTVEVPQGQVKAVTMNNSNLSFEGEKSEIIRVYQGEFDSVFSISRDGEEFIPYRGDLEFITYKNQIMPVNSVQSEEYLYSVVPSEIGSYFPEEAIKAQILAARTYLYHNIKNYKYKEFDLMDNVNSQMYLGKGRENSKINALVDNTVGEIIVFDGRPINALYHSTSGGITANNEDVWGGNPVPYLRSRDDSNNEEKSPRKKWTTSITKSELSRGAGFPVKKIEVLSMNSGRVITLRLIGSDKKTVSGNEFRRMVGYNTIYSTQFQIKDDGEKFVFFGKGSGHGVGMSQYGAYGLAVKGKKYREIIFYYYTGVEIKTLKNGQNML from the coding sequence ATGAGAACAATAATTATGCTGTTTACAATTTTGTTTTTAAAAACGATTAGTTTTTCTTTTGGAAATTTTATACAAGAGGATCTGAGGGTGGCTCTCAACAAATTTTCCGGAGAAAAGGTTTTTTTTAAGGCCCAGAAGGGTTCACTTTTTGTAGAGATCGGTGATGGACTAGAGAAGGTGACTGTCGAAGTGCCTCAGGGTCAAGTAAAAGCTGTGACTATGAATAATAGTAATCTCTCCTTTGAAGGGGAAAAATCAGAGATTATAAGAGTCTACCAGGGGGAGTTTGACTCTGTTTTTTCTATCAGCAGAGACGGAGAAGAATTTATCCCGTACAGGGGAGACCTGGAATTTATAACCTATAAAAATCAGATAATGCCTGTAAATAGTGTACAGTCAGAAGAATATCTCTATTCTGTGGTGCCCTCTGAAATAGGAAGTTATTTCCCAGAGGAGGCTATAAAAGCACAGATTTTGGCTGCGAGAACATACCTTTACCATAATATTAAAAATTATAAATATAAAGAATTTGATCTTATGGACAATGTCAATTCCCAGATGTATCTGGGAAAAGGACGGGAGAATTCTAAAATAAATGCGCTGGTAGATAACACTGTAGGAGAGATAATAGTATTTGACGGTAGGCCTATAAATGCGCTATATCATTCTACCAGTGGGGGAATTACAGCTAATAATGAAGATGTCTGGGGCGGAAATCCGGTGCCTTATCTGAGAAGCAGGGATGACAGCAATAATGAGGAGAAGTCCCCTAGGAAAAAGTGGACGACCTCAATAACTAAATCTGAACTTTCTAGGGGAGCAGGATTTCCTGTGAAAAAAATAGAGGTTCTTTCTATGAACAGTGGAAGGGTAATAACTTTGAGGCTTATAGGAAGTGATAAAAAAACTGTCAGCGGAAATGAATTTAGAAGAATGGTGGGTTATAATACAATATACAGTACACAGTTTCAGATAAAGGATGACGGGGAAAAGTTTGTCTTTTTTGGAAAAGGTTCTGGACACGGTGTAGGAATGAGTCAGTACGGAGCTTATGGTCTTGCTGTAAAGGGCAAAAAATATAGAGAGATAATATTTTACTATTACACCGGAGTTGAAATAAAAACGTTGAAAAATGGTCAAAATATGCTATAA
- a CDS encoding B12-binding domain-containing radical SAM protein translates to MSKILLVGINSQYVHTNLAVRYIKNYVENYSSLKLEIYESSINNQLSAILTDIFEKNPEKIIFSTYIWNKEYVFKLVKEIKKIMPDTTVILGGPEVSYLTTEIMNENPEIDFIITGEGEKTTLEFLSKGIEGVKGVYYRKDDQIKFNGHQSPISDLDEIPFPYSEEELKNSKNKILYYESSRGCPFECSYCMSSLDKSVRYFSLERVKEDLKKFLQAGITLIKFVDRTFNIDKRRYMDLWKFLLENYREEVTFHFEISGDLFDEETTAFLEKVPKGFFQFEIGVQTINEKTMQAIKRENDLGKLKNNVLRIKDNIHLHLDLIAGLPYEDYETFKDSFDYVYSLKPEMIQLGFLKVLKGTLIFDQVETYNYKFLNFPPYEVLSNEFISYGELTDLKKLETVLDYYYNSENYPKSIEYILKNHYERSFDFYEDIARYYDSRGHFKVSHKQVSIFNHLYEFYLYKDFSDIEMFTEYLKYDYLTLGKPGSYPYWINSLKDKEKYNEILKSMNFKSIREGHNKTEFEKFKYNVISDKAGEVEILFIYNRKETKIQEY, encoded by the coding sequence ATGAGTAAAATACTTTTGGTAGGTATAAACAGCCAGTATGTACACACCAACCTGGCTGTAAGATATATAAAAAATTACGTTGAAAATTACAGTTCTCTGAAATTAGAGATTTATGAGAGCAGCATAAATAATCAGCTCTCTGCTATTTTGACGGATATTTTTGAAAAAAATCCAGAAAAGATAATATTTTCCACATATATATGGAACAAGGAGTATGTATTTAAGCTGGTAAAAGAGATAAAAAAAATTATGCCTGATACTACTGTAATACTAGGTGGTCCTGAAGTGAGTTACCTCACAACCGAGATAATGAATGAAAACCCAGAGATAGACTTTATAATAACAGGTGAGGGTGAAAAAACTACCCTCGAGTTTCTCAGTAAAGGTATAGAGGGTGTCAAAGGGGTCTATTACAGAAAAGATGATCAAATAAAATTTAACGGCCATCAGTCTCCTATCAGTGATTTAGACGAGATACCTTTCCCTTATTCTGAAGAAGAACTGAAAAATTCTAAAAATAAGATTTTATATTATGAATCTTCAAGGGGATGTCCCTTTGAATGTTCCTACTGCATGTCATCTTTGGATAAAAGTGTACGTTACTTCTCTTTAGAGAGGGTAAAAGAGGATCTAAAAAAGTTTCTTCAGGCGGGCATCACTCTTATAAAGTTTGTTGATAGAACCTTTAATATAGACAAAAGAAGATATATGGACTTATGGAAGTTTCTCCTGGAAAATTACCGAGAAGAAGTAACTTTTCATTTTGAAATAAGCGGAGACTTATTTGATGAGGAGACTACTGCTTTTTTAGAAAAGGTTCCGAAAGGTTTTTTCCAGTTTGAAATAGGGGTTCAGACAATAAATGAAAAAACCATGCAGGCTATAAAAAGAGAAAATGATTTGGGAAAATTGAAAAACAATGTTTTAAGAATAAAGGACAATATTCATCTTCACTTAGACCTGATAGCAGGTCTACCCTATGAAGATTATGAGACCTTCAAAGATTCCTTTGATTATGTTTACTCCCTTAAGCCTGAGATGATTCAGCTAGGATTCCTAAAAGTACTCAAAGGGACTCTTATATTTGATCAGGTTGAAACTTACAACTATAAATTTTTGAATTTTCCTCCCTATGAAGTTCTATCCAATGAATTTATAAGTTACGGAGAATTGACAGATTTAAAGAAATTAGAAACAGTTTTGGATTATTATTATAATTCAGAAAATTATCCCAAAAGTATAGAATATATTTTGAAAAATCACTATGAAAGATCTTTTGACTTTTATGAAGATATAGCCAGATATTATGACAGTCGTGGACATTTCAAGGTTTCGCACAAACAGGTTTCTATTTTCAATCATCTTTATGAATTTTATCTTTATAAAGACTTTTCAGATATAGAAATGTTTACAGAATATCTGAAATACGATTATTTAACCCTTGGAAAACCAGGTAGTTACCCTTATTGGATAAACTCTTTGAAAGACAAGGAGAAATATAACGAGATACTTAAAAGTATGAATTTTAAATCAATTCGTGAGGGGCATAACAAAACAGAGTTTGAGAAGTTTAAATATAATGTCATCTCTGACAAGGCTGGAGAGGTGGAAATACTTTTTATCTATAATAGAAAAGAGACAAAAATCCAGGAGTACTAA
- the mltG gene encoding endolytic transglycosylase MltG, which yields MKKLWLNWVLLIFLSVIVFLFWGINFNKRRYSQILEIDKKLPLKTSLKSLPISENILFKIYVKMRKGGRDIKAGYYELNGDYSIKDIVNLLEEGRYKMIKFTIPEGYSHAEILDSLEKNKLIDRKVFQDVLSEKDFYYPNPGGNFEGYFYPETYFIPEGSSENELADIFLGEFLKKFPIEKYPDREEFYKMLILASIIEREALLADEKKLISSVFHNRLKIGMNLASDATVNYLYGYSKRRMYYKDLEIDSPYNTYMYRGLPPAPICNPDYQSIEAAFNPLETDYLFFVAKGDGSHYFSKTYDEHMKFQKDNEKKR from the coding sequence ATGAAAAAACTGTGGTTAAACTGGGTATTGTTGATTTTTCTCAGTGTGATTGTTTTTTTATTTTGGGGAATTAATTTTAACAAAAGACGTTACAGTCAAATTTTAGAGATTGATAAAAAGCTTCCACTGAAGACATCCCTAAAGTCCCTCCCAATATCTGAAAATATTTTATTTAAAATATATGTAAAAATGAGAAAGGGCGGAAGGGATATAAAAGCGGGTTATTATGAACTCAATGGAGATTATAGTATAAAGGATATAGTAAACCTCCTAGAAGAGGGAAGATATAAAATGATCAAATTTACAATTCCAGAGGGGTATTCCCATGCTGAAATATTAGATTCTCTAGAAAAAAATAAGCTCATAGACAGAAAAGTTTTTCAGGATGTTTTATCTGAAAAAGATTTTTATTATCCTAATCCTGGTGGGAATTTTGAAGGATATTTCTACCCTGAAACTTATTTTATTCCTGAAGGTTCTAGTGAAAATGAGCTAGCTGATATTTTCTTAGGAGAGTTTTTAAAAAAGTTTCCCATAGAAAAATATCCAGATAGGGAAGAATTTTATAAAATGCTTATTCTAGCCTCTATAATAGAGAGGGAAGCCCTATTGGCAGATGAAAAAAAGTTAATATCTTCAGTTTTTCATAACAGACTCAAGATAGGTATGAACCTTGCTTCAGATGCAACAGTAAATTATCTCTATGGATACTCCAAAAGAAGGATGTATTACAAGGACTTAGAAATAGACTCACCTTATAACACGTATATGTATAGAGGACTGCCACCAGCCCCTATATGCAATCCTGATTACCAGTCTATAGAGGCTGCCTTTAACCCCCTTGAGACAGACTATCTATTTTTTGTTGCAAAGGGAGACGGGAGTCATTACTTCAGTAAAACTTATGATGAACATATGAAATTTCAAAAAGATAATGAAAAGAAGAGGTAA
- a CDS encoding DEAD/DEAH box helicase has translation MEKLKEFRALGLSEKTLKPLLEKGFEKPSPIQALTIPVLLNGDKDIIGQAQTGTGKTAAFSLPILEKIEKSTGSIQAIVLAPTRELAVQVAEEMNSLSHGRNLRIAPVYGGQSIEFQIKQLRRGIDVVVGTPGRVIDLMNRKILKLDKIDYFILDEADEMLNMGFLEDVEMILQNTNKSKRMLFFSATMPKEILRVAQRHMGEHEVLAVEKTELTTNLTDQIYFEVKEKDKFEALCRIMDLELDFYGIVFCRTKNDVNVLVGKLQDRGYDSEGLHGDISQNHREITLKRFKEKKINVLIATDVAARGIDVNDLSHVINYAIPQDPESYVHRIGRTGRAGKEGTAITFITPSEYRKILQIQRIVKTEIRKEKVPGVKEVIQAKKNRMREELNEILDERKYDGFQEMAEELLEGESAADVVAALLTHSYQDLLDESNYRDIDNVQVDKTGKSRLFIALGKKDKITAKKIVDMIKKKTTISEHKIKKVEVYENFSFMTVPFMEAEEILETFKKERKGRKPLVEKAKVRK, from the coding sequence ATGGAAAAATTAAAAGAATTTAGAGCACTTGGTCTGAGTGAAAAGACTCTAAAACCATTGCTAGAAAAAGGTTTTGAAAAGCCAAGCCCAATTCAGGCTTTGACAATACCGGTATTATTAAATGGAGATAAAGATATTATCGGTCAGGCTCAAACAGGAACCGGTAAAACAGCTGCGTTCTCCCTGCCGATTCTTGAAAAAATAGAGAAAAGTACAGGATCCATACAGGCAATAGTTTTAGCTCCTACAAGAGAACTTGCAGTTCAGGTAGCTGAAGAGATGAACTCACTGTCTCACGGAAGAAACTTAAGAATAGCCCCAGTTTATGGAGGACAATCTATAGAGTTTCAAATCAAGCAACTTAGAAGAGGAATCGATGTAGTAGTAGGTACTCCAGGAAGAGTAATAGATCTAATGAACAGAAAGATTTTAAAACTAGACAAGATAGATTACTTTATACTAGATGAAGCTGATGAGATGCTAAACATGGGATTCTTAGAAGACGTAGAGATGATCCTTCAGAATACCAACAAAAGCAAGAGAATGTTGTTTTTCTCTGCAACTATGCCAAAAGAGATTTTAAGAGTTGCTCAAAGACACATGGGAGAGCATGAAGTACTTGCAGTGGAGAAGACTGAACTTACAACAAATCTCACAGACCAGATATATTTTGAAGTTAAAGAGAAGGACAAGTTTGAAGCTTTATGCAGAATCATGGACTTAGAACTTGACTTTTACGGAATAGTTTTCTGTAGAACAAAAAATGATGTTAATGTTCTTGTAGGGAAACTACAAGACAGAGGTTATGACTCAGAGGGGCTTCACGGAGATATCTCTCAAAACCACAGAGAGATCACTCTTAAAAGGTTTAAAGAGAAAAAGATAAATGTTCTAATCGCTACAGACGTGGCTGCTAGAGGAATAGATGTAAATGACCTCAGCCATGTAATAAACTATGCGATACCACAAGATCCTGAAAGCTATGTCCACAGAATTGGAAGAACAGGACGTGCAGGAAAAGAGGGAACGGCAATTACGTTCATAACTCCATCTGAATACAGAAAAATACTTCAGATTCAAAGAATAGTAAAAACAGAGATAAGAAAAGAAAAGGTTCCTGGGGTAAAGGAAGTAATTCAGGCTAAGAAAAACAGAATGCGTGAAGAACTAAATGAAATCCTAGATGAAAGAAAATATGATGGGTTCCAAGAAATGGCTGAAGAGCTATTAGAAGGAGAAAGTGCAGCAGATGTAGTTGCAGCTCTTTTAACTCACTCTTACCAAGATCTGCTAGACGAGAGCAATTACAGAGATATAGATAATGTACAGGTTGATAAAACAGGTAAATCAAGATTATTTATAGCTCTTGGTAAAAAAGATAAAATAACTGCAAAAAAAATAGTTGATATGATTAAGAAGAAAACCACAATTTCTGAGCATAAGATAAAGAAAGTAGAAGTTTATGAAAACTTCTCATTCATGACGGTTCCTTTTATGGAAGCTGAAGAGATCCTTGAAACTTTCAAAAAAGAAAGAAAAGGAAGAAAACCATTAGTTGAAAAAGCAAAAGTAAGAAAATAA
- a CDS encoding Na/Pi cotransporter family protein — translation MAIDILFKVLGGLGIFLYGMEHMSGGMQKLAGDKLKKTLAVLTKNRFMAIIMGIFVTGMVQSSSVSTVMTIGFVNAQLMTLKQALGVILGANIGTTITGWILVLKIGKYGLPMAGIAAIINMFVKSERAKTRALTVMGLGMIFFGLELMGQGFKPLRTMPEFIEMFHRFNADTYAGVLLAACVGALMTAIVQSSSATLGITITLAVQGLIDYQTAVALVLGENVGTTITACLASIGARANAKRAAYAHTIINIAGVIWATALFRVYIKFLHNFASPEADITRFIATAHTMFNISNVLLFTPIIGFVANFLMKVVKDDEEKVKSVTHLDIRMAETPTLVIDQTKKEVLGMGEDIKNMLTGLNSALQDSTQIKKTVEEQEYLEDKLDLVQKEVSDVNFIILNRELEKKYVDETRINLEVCDEYETISDYSLRIAKTLKKLSENDILLNETKISDLRKVHDKVTDFFLFVNEAYKTNDKESLIEAMRKATDIKSEYKKARNDHMERVGENKMPAMLSTGYMDILNHYRRMRDHILNIMEAMSV, via the coding sequence ATGGCAATTGATATTTTATTTAAGGTTTTAGGTGGATTAGGTATTTTCCTTTATGGTATGGAACACATGTCTGGAGGAATGCAGAAACTTGCAGGAGACAAACTTAAGAAGACTCTTGCAGTACTCACAAAAAATAGGTTCATGGCTATCATAATGGGTATCTTCGTTACGGGAATGGTACAGTCATCATCTGTAAGTACCGTTATGACCATCGGATTTGTAAATGCACAGCTGATGACATTGAAACAGGCACTTGGAGTAATCCTCGGTGCAAATATTGGTACAACGATAACTGGATGGATACTTGTACTTAAAATAGGTAAGTACGGACTTCCGATGGCTGGTATTGCTGCTATAATTAATATGTTTGTAAAAAGTGAGAGAGCCAAGACAAGAGCCTTAACGGTAATGGGACTTGGAATGATATTTTTCGGACTTGAGTTGATGGGTCAAGGATTTAAACCTCTAAGAACTATGCCTGAATTCATAGAGATGTTCCACAGATTTAATGCAGACACATATGCAGGAGTACTCCTGGCAGCCTGCGTGGGAGCCCTTATGACTGCCATAGTGCAATCTTCATCGGCCACTTTAGGTATAACAATAACGCTTGCTGTACAAGGGCTTATTGATTATCAGACTGCTGTGGCACTTGTGCTGGGAGAAAATGTAGGAACAACTATAACTGCATGTCTAGCATCGATAGGAGCAAGAGCAAATGCAAAGAGAGCGGCATATGCACATACCATTATAAATATAGCAGGTGTAATATGGGCCACAGCATTGTTTCGGGTATATATAAAGTTTCTTCATAATTTTGCCAGTCCTGAGGCAGACATTACTAGATTTATAGCCACAGCACATACTATGTTTAACATATCTAACGTATTATTATTTACTCCTATAATAGGATTTGTAGCTAATTTCCTTATGAAAGTGGTAAAAGACGATGAAGAGAAGGTGAAATCTGTAACACATCTTGACATACGTATGGCAGAGACTCCAACCCTTGTAATAGACCAGACTAAAAAAGAGGTCCTTGGTATGGGAGAAGATATAAAAAACATGCTAACTGGTCTAAACTCTGCATTACAGGATAGCACTCAGATAAAAAAAACAGTGGAAGAGCAAGAATATTTAGAAGATAAGTTGGATTTGGTACAGAAAGAAGTTTCAGATGTGAACTTCATAATCCTGAATCGGGAATTAGAGAAAAAATATGTAGATGAAACACGTATTAATTTAGAGGTTTGTGATGAGTATGAGACAATAAGTGACTACTCTTTGAGGATAGCCAAAACTCTTAAAAAACTCAGTGAAAACGATATATTACTAAATGAAACCAAGATCAGTGATCTTAGAAAAGTACACGATAAGGTGACAGATTTCTTTCTATTTGTGAATGAAGCATATAAAACCAATGATAAAGAAAGCCTTATAGAGGCCATGAGAAAAGCAACTGATATAAAAAGCGAATATAAAAAAGCCAGAAATGATCACATGGAAAGAGTGGGCGAGAACAAAATGCCTGCAATGCTCAGCACGGGGTACATGGATATACTTAATCACTATAGAAGAATGAGGGACCATATATTAAATATTATGGAAGCCATGTCGGTATAG
- a CDS encoding uracil-xanthine permease family protein yields the protein MTTLGTKTKYILGLQHILAMFGATVLVPFLTGLNPSIALLTAGAGTLLFHYCTKKIVPVFLGSSFAFIGAISLVLKEEGIGVVKAGVIGAGLVYITMAFIIKTYGVERVSSFFPAIVTGPTIMVIGLRLSPVALGMIGYSDGQFDIKGLIIALIVVSSMIAISVLEKSFFRLVPILISVTLGYIASIPAGLVNFEPIKNAGWIGFSPEALHDLTAIPDFSITGLLAIAPIAMVVFIEHIGDITTNGAVVGKDFFKEPGIHRTMLGDGVATLFAGFLGGPANTTYGENTGVLAVTKVYDPSVLRIAAGYAIVLSFIGKFGAILQTIPTPVMGGVSLILFGMIASVGVRTLIEADLDFGHSRNLIIASLIFVLGIAIDNVVVWKTVSLSGLAIAAFTGVLLNKILPKNI from the coding sequence ATGACTACACTGGGAACAAAAACCAAATATATTTTGGGGCTGCAGCATATACTTGCCATGTTCGGAGCAACTGTATTGGTGCCTTTTTTGACGGGACTAAATCCTTCGATTGCACTCTTGACAGCAGGAGCTGGGACTTTATTATTTCATTACTGCACTAAAAAGATAGTACCTGTATTCTTAGGTTCTTCATTTGCATTTATAGGGGCCATATCCCTTGTTTTAAAAGAAGAGGGGATAGGGGTTGTAAAAGCCGGAGTGATAGGTGCCGGGCTGGTCTATATAACAATGGCTTTCATAATAAAAACTTATGGAGTGGAAAGGGTAAGCTCATTTTTTCCTGCAATTGTAACAGGGCCTACAATAATGGTAATCGGTCTCAGACTTAGTCCTGTGGCCCTTGGAATGATAGGGTATTCAGATGGTCAATTTGATATAAAAGGCCTCATCATAGCCTTAATAGTTGTTAGCTCTATGATCGCAATATCTGTTTTGGAAAAGTCCTTCTTTAGACTGGTACCTATACTTATATCTGTTACTTTAGGTTACATAGCCTCTATACCGGCAGGACTTGTTAATTTTGAGCCTATAAAAAATGCTGGCTGGATAGGATTCTCTCCTGAAGCCTTGCACGACCTCACTGCTATTCCAGACTTTTCAATCACAGGTCTTCTTGCTATAGCACCTATAGCAATGGTAGTATTCATAGAGCATATCGGGGACATCACAACAAACGGAGCAGTTGTAGGAAAAGACTTCTTTAAGGAGCCTGGAATTCACAGGACAATGTTGGGAGACGGAGTTGCAACTCTGTTTGCAGGGTTTTTAGGGGGACCTGCAAATACTACCTACGGTGAGAATACAGGAGTACTGGCAGTTACTAAGGTATATGATCCTTCAGTCCTTAGAATAGCAGCTGGTTATGCAATAGTACTTAGTTTCATAGGTAAATTCGGAGCTATACTTCAGACTATTCCTACACCCGTTATGGGTGGAGTATCTCTCATACTCTTTGGTATGATAGCCTCTGTAGGAGTAAGAACTCTTATAGAAGCGGATTTGGATTTTGGGCATTCAAGAAACCTGATAATAGCATCTCTTATATTTGTCTTAGGTATAGCCATAGATAATGTTGTTGTATGGAAGACAGTTTCACTTTCAGGTCTTGCAATAGCAGCTTTCACAGGTGTTTTGTTAAATAAAATTTTACCAAAAAATATATAA
- a CDS encoding thioesterase family protein has translation MKLILEKTVRAEETAAKVASGALDVFSTPMLIAFMENTAFNLAQKELEEGDTTVGISVNIKHFKANLVGDLLKCEALLTKVDGKKLFFNVKVTYDDEIVGEGEHIRYIVNEKKFIERIRG, from the coding sequence ATGAAACTTATTCTTGAGAAAACCGTTAGAGCTGAAGAAACGGCTGCAAAAGTGGCATCAGGAGCATTAGATGTTTTTTCTACACCTATGTTAATTGCGTTCATGGAAAACACGGCTTTTAATTTGGCTCAAAAAGAATTAGAAGAGGGAGATACTACAGTGGGGATCTCTGTAAATATAAAACATTTTAAAGCTAATCTTGTGGGTGATCTTTTAAAATGTGAAGCACTGCTCACAAAAGTAGATGGTAAAAAGCTGTTTTTCAATGTTAAAGTTACATATGATGATGAGATAGTCGGCGAGGGAGAGCATATCCGTTATATCGTCAATGAAAAGAAGTTTATTGAGAGAATAAGGGGATAG
- the yfcE gene encoding phosphodiesterase, which translates to MKLFVISDIHGSLEYLEKALEAYESEKADMILILGDVLYHGPRNPIPNSYDPQSVAKLLNNLKNKIIAVRGNCDSEVDQMLLEYPIMSDFSNIFWNNRRIFATHGHLYNMKNFPNISPGDILIHGHTHIPLAEIQNDVFILNPGSITFPKENYPNSYGIFEGNSFKVISFDKKIIKEIVF; encoded by the coding sequence ATGAAATTATTCGTTATTTCTGATATTCACGGATCTTTGGAATATCTTGAAAAAGCCTTAGAAGCATATGAAAGCGAAAAAGCAGATATGATTCTTATTTTAGGTGATGTTCTTTATCACGGTCCAAGGAATCCCATTCCAAACTCTTATGATCCTCAGTCTGTTGCAAAACTTTTAAATAATCTAAAAAATAAGATTATTGCAGTAAGAGGAAACTGTGACAGTGAAGTGGATCAGATGCTTTTAGAATATCCCATCATGTCGGACTTTTCAAATATCTTTTGGAACAATAGGCGAATATTTGCTACACACGGTCATCTCTACAACATGAAAAACTTTCCGAATATATCCCCGGGGGATATACTCATACACGGACACACCCATATCCCACTGGCTGAAATTCAAAATGATGTATTTATATTAAATCCAGGTTCCATAACTTTCCCAAAAGAAAATTATCCAAACTCATACGGTATATTTGAAGGAAACTCTTTCAAGGTTATCTCATTTGATAAGAAAATTATAAAAGAGATAGTATTTTAA
- a CDS encoding thiamine diphosphokinase: MTDTIPMRRAIVFFNGELSEEEKFYKEFIKKDDDIYCADGGAMHTYRLGKVPVEIMGDMDSVSKDVLAYYENEGTLIKRFFKDKDFTDGEIILEYLDSKDYDEVIVLAAMGGRTDHTLTNLNLIFKYKKTRFISAKEEIFAIDKYFKFENKMGSELSFIPFSDEVSQLTLKGFKFPLDRYKLKRGSSICMSNVIIGNTAEVNFENGTLLCIVQK; encoded by the coding sequence ATGACTGATACTATTCCTATGAGAAGAGCAATTGTTTTTTTTAACGGAGAACTTTCAGAAGAGGAGAAATTCTACAAAGAATTTATAAAAAAAGATGATGACATATACTGTGCTGACGGTGGAGCTATGCATACATACAGACTTGGTAAAGTCCCTGTTGAAATAATGGGGGATATGGATTCTGTCTCAAAAGATGTGTTGGCATACTATGAAAATGAGGGAACCCTCATAAAAAGGTTCTTCAAGGATAAAGATTTTACAGACGGAGAAATAATCCTAGAGTATCTGGATTCTAAAGATTATGATGAGGTAATTGTTTTAGCTGCCATGGGAGGCAGGACCGACCATACCCTCACAAATCTAAACCTGATCTTTAAATATAAAAAAACCAGATTTATATCTGCAAAAGAGGAGATATTTGCAATAGACAAATATTTTAAATTTGAAAACAAAATGGGAAGTGAGTTATCCTTTATACCTTTTTCTGATGAAGTCAGCCAGCTGACATTGAAAGGATTTAAATTTCCATTAGACAGATATAAATTAAAAAGAGGATCATCAATTTGTATGAGTAATGTAATAATAGGAAATACAGCAGAAGTAAACTTTGAAAATGGAACTCTCCTCTGTATAGTTCAAAAATAA
- a CDS encoding endonuclease/exonuclease/phosphatase family protein translates to MNFFKKIFTYFLISFSIFSQEAYIASFNSLHLGWDKNKDYKSMSEFLSLFDLIGLQEVMKKDGVKKLTAELEKTTGEKWKYLISDYSVGTERYREYYAYIWKDEKVKLVDKRRGFYKSDEETEGKREYMRKPYGADFKIGEFDFTYVLCHVIYGDSIRERRAEAYLLDRVYAYFQDIDENEQDILIGGDFNLPAYDDSFRRLFSHEDQIFYGIDPVNKTTIGKKGLSNSYDNIFYSYRYTKEFTGNSGVIDFTRGNYSEVRKSISDHLPVFIEVDTTQDDD, encoded by the coding sequence ATGAATTTTTTTAAAAAAATTTTTACATATTTTTTAATTTCATTTTCTATTTTTTCGCAGGAGGCATATATAGCCAGTTTTAACTCCCTTCATCTAGGGTGGGATAAAAACAAGGATTATAAGAGTATGTCTGAATTTCTATCTTTATTTGATCTCATAGGTCTTCAGGAGGTAATGAAAAAAGACGGAGTAAAAAAACTCACTGCAGAACTAGAAAAAACCACAGGAGAAAAGTGGAAATATCTCATATCTGACTATAGTGTTGGAACGGAAAGATACAGAGAATATTATGCCTATATCTGGAAGGATGAGAAAGTAAAACTTGTGGACAAAAGAAGAGGGTTTTATAAATCTGATGAGGAAACTGAAGGCAAAAGAGAGTATATGAGGAAGCCCTACGGAGCGGATTTTAAAATAGGAGAGTTTGATTTTACCTATGTTTTATGTCACGTGATCTATGGAGACAGCATCAGAGAAAGAAGGGCAGAGGCTTATCTTCTAGATAGGGTATATGCATATTTTCAGGATATTGATGAAAATGAACAGGATATACTCATAGGAGGGGATTTTAATCTTCCAGCTTATGATGACTCTTTTAGGCGTCTTTTTTCCCACGAAGATCAGATATTTTACGGAATAGACCCTGTAAATAAGACGACCATAGGAAAAAAAGGACTTTCAAATTCATATGATAATATTTTTTATTCATATAGATACACAAAGGAGTTTACAGGTAACAGCGGAGTCATAGATTTTACACGGGGAAATTATAGCGAGGTGAGAAAAAGTATTTCTGATCATCTTCCGGTTTTTATAGAGGTCGATACCACACAAGATGATGACTGA